The Archangium primigenium genomic interval GCGCCGCGGATGAGGGTCGCCTGGAGGCCCTGACGTTCGCCGAGGCCTCGGAGATCATCGAGGCCCTGGGGGCCTCGGCCACGGGCTGGAAGTCCATGCTCTTCCTGGCGGAAGGGCGGGGAGACTGATGCGAATCGTCGCGGGAAGTGCACGAGGCCGGGCGCTGGCGGGCCCCAAGGCGACGTCCAAACACATCCGTCCCACGGCGGACCGGGTGCGCGAGTCGCTCTTCAACATCCTGGGCCAGTGGTTCGAGGGCCAGAAGATCCTCGACCTGTACGCGGGCACGGGGGCGCTCGGACTGGAGGCCCTGTCGCGCGGGGCCATGCGCGTGGTGATGGTGGACTCGGATCGCGAGGCGCAGGAGCTGTGCCGCACCAACACGGACGCCCTGGGCTTCACCGCGCGCGTGGAGCTGCTGGCCCAGCCCGTGGAGCGGGCGCTCGCGGCGCTCGGCAAGCGGGGCGAGCGCTTCCAGCTCGTCCTCGCGGATCCCCCCTACGCCGCGCGGGTGGTGGAGACGGTGCTCGAGGCCGTGGCGAAGCACGGGGTGCTCGCCGACGGGGGCACGGTCGTCGTCGAGCACGACAAGCGCGAGCCCGCGCCCGAGGCCCACGCCGGCTTCACCCAGGTGGATCAGCGGCGCTTCGGGGACACCTTGGTGAGCCTCTTTCGCG includes:
- the rsmD gene encoding 16S rRNA (guanine(966)-N(2))-methyltransferase RsmD, with the protein product MRIVAGSARGRALAGPKATSKHIRPTADRVRESLFNILGQWFEGQKILDLYAGTGALGLEALSRGAMRVVMVDSDREAQELCRTNTDALGFTARVELLAQPVERALAALGKRGERFQLVLADPPYAARVVETVLEAVAKHGVLADGGTVVVEHDKREPAPEAHAGFTQVDQRRFGDTLVSLFRVA